Proteins from a single region of Carassius carassius chromosome 25, fCarCar2.1, whole genome shotgun sequence:
- the LOC132104302 gene encoding interaptin-like, with translation MNDNLIREKTELESTCQFLEKEKREVETRLQDMVNELNIQFKEFKDLHKSKTEERTAEKINLEKVNDEMANDREKFEKENEDLRLRRDELLHTKEEIQKQTKDLEEMMQKVPIEKSEVEQERCEIYKQKQQLEDIKDASERKWDETQVVSEGSTQDYEDIQILKTERKRIAYLKDQLQKEKEDVETNKEKINREMEHMEKLHNQLDDQKEEIKLEKQKIEDIRIEIQDKTNALEKIMPVLKKRGKI, from the coding sequence ATGAATGACAATTTGATCAGGGAAAAAACTGAATTGGAAAGCACTTGTCagtttttagaaaaagaaaagagagaagtGGAAACTAGATTACAGGATATGGTGAATGAACTGAATATTCAGTTTAAGGAGTTCAAAGATCTACATAAGTCCAAGACTGAGGAGAGAACGGCAGAGAAGATAAATCTGGAGAAAGTTAATGATGAGATGGCTAATGATCGTGAAAAATTTGAAAAGGAAAATGAAGATTTAAGACTGAGAAGAGACGAGCTGCtgcacacaaaagaagaaattcaAAAGCAGACAAAAGACCTAGAAGAAATGATGCAAAAAGTGCCAATAGAGAAGAGTGAGGTAGAACAAGAGAGGTGtgaaatatacaaacaaaaacaacaactggaAGACATTAAGGACGCTTCAGAAAGAAAGTGGGATGAGACTCAGGTGGTCAGTGAAGGGTCCACACAGGATTATGAGGACATACAAATCTTGAAAACTGAGAGGAAAAGAATAGCATATCTGAAAGATCaattacagaaagaaaaagaggatGTTGAAACCAACAAAGAGAAAATTAACAGAGAGATGGAACATATGGAAAAGTTGCATAACCAATTAGATGACCAAAAAGAAGAGATCAagcttgaaaaacaaaaaatagaagACATAAGGATTGAGATTCAAGACAAGACAAATGCTCTGGAGAAAATTATGCCGGTCttaaaaaagagagggaaaatctaa